The window GTCGTCAAGCAGGGCGATGCGTTTGGCACGATCGAAGCCGTCAAGGCGGTTTCGGATATCTACAGCCCGCTTTCCGGCACGATCAGCGAAGTGAATTCCGCGCTTACCGACGCGCCGGAGTCGATCAATCGGGACGCCTTCGGTAACGGCTGGATCGTCAAGCTCAAGCCGTCGAACTTGAATGCCGACCGCGCTCATCTGCTTTCCCCCGAGGCCTACAAGGATTTGACCACCGCCTGACCCTCACCGGTCAATCGCGACTGCGACTTACTACACCCATGCGTTACATTCCGAATACCCCCGATGATCGCGCGGCGATGCTTCGCGACATCGGGGTCTCTGCTTTTGAAGACCTGCTGAGCGCGATCCCGGGAAATCTGCGTCTCAATCGGCCGCTGAATCTGCCGGACGGGAAGTCTGAGTTCGATGTGAAGTCGATCATGCGTTCGCTGGCTCGCAAGAACCTGAACACTGTTGACCATACGAGCTTCCTCGGCGCGGGCAGTTACGATCATTACGTTCCGACCGCGGTCAACACGCTTTCGCTGCGCAGCGAGTACGTAACCGCCTACACTCCCTACCAGCCCGAGGTCGCCCAGGCGACCCTTCAAGTCATCTACGAGTTCCAGTCGATGATCTGCGAGCTCTATGGCATGGAAGCGGCGAATGCAAGTATGTACGACGGCGGCACCGCCTTGGCCGAGGCGATCATGTTGGCCGCGGCTCAGACTCGCCGCACGAACATCCTCTGCCCGCCGAATGTTCATCCGCTGTATCTGCGTGTCGCCCGCACGCTGGTCGAGCCTCAGGGTATTACGCTGCAGCCCGTGCCCCTGCGCGACGGTGGCATCGATCGCGCGGCGTTGGAGTCCCTGCTGAACGGCGGAATCGCGGCGGTCGTCGTACAATACCCGAACTTCTTCGGAATTGTCGAAGATATTTCCCCGTTCATCACGGCGGCACAAGCGAACGGCGCCCTCGCGATTGTCGTTGCGGATCCGCTGGCCATGGGCGTGCTCGAACCGCCGGGATCGTTCGGCGCGGATATTGTGGTGGGCGAAGGGCAATCCCTCGGCAACCTCCAGTCCTACGGCGGACCGTATCTTGGGCTGTTCGCGTGCAAGGCGAATCTCATCCGCCGCATGCCCGGCCGCATCGTCGGCGTGACTCGCGATGTGGATGGCCGCCGCGGATTCGTGCTGACTTTGCAGACTCGCGAGCAGCACATCCGCCGTGACAAAGCAACCTCAAATATTTGCACTAACGAAGGCCTCTGCGCAACCCGTGCTACCTTCTACATGTCCATGCTTGGACCGCGCGGCCTCGCCTCGGTCGGCGAGGCTTGCTTGCATCGTTGCGCGTACCTCCGGCAGCAACTCACCGGCATTCCCGGGGTTCACCTGGCCTTCGGCGGGCCGCATTTCAAGGAGTTCGCCATTCGCCTGGACAAGAGTGTCGAGGGGTTTCTTCATTACATGGCGGAGCGCAAGGTCCTGGCGGGCGTGCCGCTGAAATGGTTCGGTCTGAGAATGGACGACTCCCTGCTTGTAGCAGTCACGGAAACGAAATCGCTTGAGGACTTGGACGGCTTCGCGGCCGGTGTGAAGCAGTATCTGGAAGGGGGGAAGTGAGTATGAAACGCGCATTGAATTCCCTGCAATCGGAATCTCAACTGATCTTCGAGCTCAGCCGCCCCGGTCGGGTCGGCTACGATGTCCCCTCGACGCCGCGCGAGATCCTCGCCGCGCAAGTCCCGGACCTGCCCCGCCGCAAGGTTCCGCCGAAGCTGCCCGAAGTCAGTGAGAACCTCGTCGTCCGTCACTATACGAATCTCTCCACCCGCAATCATCACATCGACAAGGATTTCTATCCGCTCGGGTCGTGTACCATGAAGTACAACCCGAAGATCAACGATGAACTGGCCGGTATCCCGGGCTTTGGCGGACTGCATCCCTTCCAGATGACAAATACGGCGCAGGGTGCGTTGGAAGTTCTGCAACGGCTCTCCGATGCTCTGCTGGAAGTGACAGGCATGGACGCGATCACCCTTCAGCCCGCGGCGGGTGCGCAAGGCGAGTTGACCGCGTTGTTGATGTTTCGGGCATATCACCAGAAGCACGGAGGGCGCCCGCGCCGGCGGGTGATCATTCCCGACAGCGCACACGGCACCAATCCGGCGTCCATCGTGATCGCGGGCTACGAAGTCACGGAACTGAAGTCGGGCGCCGACGGTCTGACGGATATACAGGCACTGAAGTCGGCGCTGTCGGACGACGTTGCCGCGTTGATGATCACCAATCCGAATACCGTTGGACTGTTCGAATCCCGTATCGCAGAAATCATCGAGCTGGTTCACAGCGTCGGCGGTTTGGTCTATATGGACGGCGCGAATCTCAATGCGATGCTGGGCGTATCCCGTCCGGGCGACATGGGATTCGACGCCTGTCATATCAATTTGCACAAGACCTTTTCGACTCCGCATGGTGGCGGCGGTCCCGGCAGTGGTCCGGTCGCGGTTAAGTCAAGCCTCGCTCCGTTTCTCCCGAGTCCCGTCATCAATACCAGAGACGGTGTGCATTGGTGGGATTGGAATCGCCCGGATTCCATTGGTCACGTCCACTCGTTCTACGGCAATTTCGGCATGCACGTCCGCGCACTCGCCTATGTCCTGTCCATGGGCGGCGATGGCCTGCGGGCGATCAGCGAGAATGCCATCATCAACGCCAACTATTTGCGCGTCAAACTTAGCGGCACGTACGAAGTTGCCTATGACCGGCCGTGCACTCACGAGGTCATCTTGTCGGGCGATCGCCAGAAGGCACGTGGGGCGAAGACGCTGGACATCGCCAAGCGGCTGCTGGACTACGGCTATCATCCGCCGACGGTATATTTCCCGCTCATCGTGCACGAGGCGCTGATGCTCGAACCGACCGAATCGGAATCGCGGGAAACGCTGGACGAGTTCATCCAGGTCATGCTCGAGATTGACCGCGAGATCACCCGCGATCCGGAGTTGCTCAAGAGCGCTCCGCACACAACTCCCGTTCGCCGGCTTGACGAGGCGGGAGCGGCGCGCAATCTCGACATTCGCTACACCGCGAAATAACGCACAACCATGAACACCGGCGAGGCGACGGTTGCAGCGCCTGTCATTTCCGGCTGGCTGGCCGGTCTCGGACTTGCCGAATTCGTTTCGATCGATGTTGAAACGACGGGTCTGGATCCGGAGCAGGACGGGCTGATCGAAATCGCCGCGGTGCGCTTTCGGGGCGGCGTACCCGTTGAAGAGTACTCGTCACTGGTATCTTACCCGGGCAACATTCCGCGATTCATTACGGATTTGACCGGGATCGCCGACCCGGATCTAATCGGAGCGCCGCCGTTCAAAGAAATCGCGCGCGACTATCTGCGGTTTCTGGGCGAAGCTCCGTTGGTTGGTCAGAATGTCGATTTCGACCTTGGCTTCCTGCGTTCGCATCTGGATCGCGTGAAGTCCCTCGCCGGCGATCGCACGAGCTCGCTGAATCGTGTCCCCTTAGTGGACACCGCTCTGATCGGACGAGTCTTCTGGCCCGAACAGACCGGCTTCTCGCTGGGATCTCAAGCGCGGCGGTTCGGGGTCCCCTTGGCCCGCGCGCATCGGGCTGCGGACGATGCTCGTGCCACCGGCATGGTGCTCGTGCGAATGGTGGAGGAGCTTCCCAACCGCGTGTGGCGCGATCTGGCCGAGATCCTCTACACGTTGATCGGTACGACGACCCATCGCTGTCGGCCGTTTTTCGCGTCATTGCTTCGGCTCGCCGATTCCATCGCGCCACCGCATCGCGAACCGGTGATCCCCACAGAGGAAGAGCCGGAGTGCGTGGCCGTGACGGAGACCGTCGCTGATCTACTCGGTGAAGGCGGGCTTTTTGAGACCCGGTTTTCTCACTTCCGATCGCGGTCCGAGCAGGTCGAGATGGCAGAGTCGGTGGAGCGCTGTTTTGAAAACCAGTCCATCATCGTTGTCGAAGCACCTACCGGCGTCGGCAAGTCGCTGGCCTATCTCGCTCCCGCGATTCGCTGGGCGCTTCCGCCGACCAACGAATCCCGGCAGGTCATCGTGTCGTCGCATACGAAGACCTTGCAGGAGCAGCTCTTTCGCAAGGACACCGCGGAACTTCGCAAGGTCCTGCCTGACCGTTTCCATGCATCGGTCTTGAAGGGCCGCGCGAATTATCTCTGCAAGCGTCGGCTGCACGTGCTGATCGCGGAAGCGGCGGATCGTCTCAGCGAACTCGATCGCGTGAGCATCATGCCGCTCGTTCGCTGGTCTGAGTTGACGGCGAGCGGAGATATCAATGAGATCGGGGGCTTTCGTCCGCGCCGGCATCCCCATCTCTGGCCGCAAATCGCGAGTGACTCCGCGACCTGCGGGGGAACGAATTGCTCTGCCGCTAAGGGGGATTTCTATCGCATCGCGGCGGACCGGGCGAATCGCGCGCAAGTCGTCTTTGTCAATCACGCCTTGTTGATGTCCGATCCCGCGCGCTTTCTGCCCGGGAATGGCAAACAACGCAGTCTGGTGATCGACGAAGCACACCAGCTCGAAAACGCGGTGGTCGCCGCGCTCACGGCGGAGCTGTCGCCGACGGCCATTCGC is drawn from candidate division KSB1 bacterium and contains these coding sequences:
- the gcvH gene encoding glycine cleavage system protein GcvH, with amino-acid sequence MNIPAELLYTKEHEWVRVDGDTAVVGITDFAQGELGDVVFVQLPDIGKVVKQGDAFGTIEAVKAVSDIYSPLSGTISEVNSALTDAPESINRDAFGNGWIVKLKPSNLNADRAHLLSPEAYKDLTTA
- the gcvPA gene encoding aminomethyl-transferring glycine dehydrogenase subunit GcvPA codes for the protein MRYIPNTPDDRAAMLRDIGVSAFEDLLSAIPGNLRLNRPLNLPDGKSEFDVKSIMRSLARKNLNTVDHTSFLGAGSYDHYVPTAVNTLSLRSEYVTAYTPYQPEVAQATLQVIYEFQSMICELYGMEAANASMYDGGTALAEAIMLAAAQTRRTNILCPPNVHPLYLRVARTLVEPQGITLQPVPLRDGGIDRAALESLLNGGIAAVVVQYPNFFGIVEDISPFITAAQANGALAIVVADPLAMGVLEPPGSFGADIVVGEGQSLGNLQSYGGPYLGLFACKANLIRRMPGRIVGVTRDVDGRRGFVLTLQTREQHIRRDKATSNICTNEGLCATRATFYMSMLGPRGLASVGEACLHRCAYLRQQLTGIPGVHLAFGGPHFKEFAIRLDKSVEGFLHYMAERKVLAGVPLKWFGLRMDDSLLVAVTETKSLEDLDGFAAGVKQYLEGGK
- the gcvPB gene encoding aminomethyl-transferring glycine dehydrogenase subunit GcvPB, whose protein sequence is MQSESQLIFELSRPGRVGYDVPSTPREILAAQVPDLPRRKVPPKLPEVSENLVVRHYTNLSTRNHHIDKDFYPLGSCTMKYNPKINDELAGIPGFGGLHPFQMTNTAQGALEVLQRLSDALLEVTGMDAITLQPAAGAQGELTALLMFRAYHQKHGGRPRRRVIIPDSAHGTNPASIVIAGYEVTELKSGADGLTDIQALKSALSDDVAALMITNPNTVGLFESRIAEIIELVHSVGGLVYMDGANLNAMLGVSRPGDMGFDACHINLHKTFSTPHGGGGPGSGPVAVKSSLAPFLPSPVINTRDGVHWWDWNRPDSIGHVHSFYGNFGMHVRALAYVLSMGGDGLRAISENAIINANYLRVKLSGTYEVAYDRPCTHEVILSGDRQKARGAKTLDIAKRLLDYGYHPPTVYFPLIVHEALMLEPTESESRETLDEFIQVMLEIDREITRDPELLKSAPHTTPVRRLDEAGAARNLDIRYTAK
- a CDS encoding DEAD/DEAH box helicase; translation: MNTGEATVAAPVISGWLAGLGLAEFVSIDVETTGLDPEQDGLIEIAAVRFRGGVPVEEYSSLVSYPGNIPRFITDLTGIADPDLIGAPPFKEIARDYLRFLGEAPLVGQNVDFDLGFLRSHLDRVKSLAGDRTSSLNRVPLVDTALIGRVFWPEQTGFSLGSQARRFGVPLARAHRAADDARATGMVLVRMVEELPNRVWRDLAEILYTLIGTTTHRCRPFFASLLRLADSIAPPHREPVIPTEEEPECVAVTETVADLLGEGGLFETRFSHFRSRSEQVEMAESVERCFENQSIIVVEAPTGVGKSLAYLAPAIRWALPPTNESRQVIVSSHTKTLQEQLFRKDTAELRKVLPDRFHASVLKGRANYLCKRRLHVLIAEAADRLSELDRVSIMPLVRWSELTASGDINEIGGFRPRRHPHLWPQIASDSATCGGTNCSAAKGDFYRIAADRANRAQVVFVNHALLMSDPARFLPGNGKQRSLVIDEAHQLENAVVAALTAELSPTAIRNVLVRLVEERGSRGLIGRILKGAPKGTTEWSGLLEQVRSLYASSRQAFTLLAEQLLVAQGESRRSLKQRYGVGDPLSADVAHFLTPLTLDWRELEIQLARLIAAASDWTGEQRPRAELIQELKSVAEQAAELGAQLVDVVSGDRPDYVRWVECGRGRGGPWCSVYDAPIEVSTHLAKHVWPNCGGTLFTSATLSVGQNIEFFKRAVGLSLLDGRQVESLSLPSPFRLDEQMRIFVPTYLPAPREAARHLEAVTQLVTKVIAKFPRGTLILCTSNDAVERITESMSPVIRASGRALLSQSAGSSPAELVDEFRALGNAIMIGAASFWEGIDVVGDALQLLIVAKLPFDVPSDPWIAARTEQLQREGRDPFYDYSIPVATLRLKQGLGRLIRHTGDRGAAIVADPRVMTARYGRQIRSSIAPDMRSVGGELELLAAVHDFFAEPAS